The genomic stretch TGATGCCCAAGCGTAATGAAAAAGATTTGGAAGAAATTGATAAAAGCATTCGGAAAGAACTGACATTTATTTTTGCAGAAATGATTGAAGACGTTCTCAAAGAAGCTCTTGATTCAAGCAAACCAAAGCGTAGAACTACGTCAAAAAAACGCACCTCGCGAAAACAAACATCACGAAGCCGTTCATAAAAACCGATAAAACGACTGCGAAAGATGAATTACGGTGCGTTACAATTCACCCATGCGCTCGTAATCACTAAACGTATGTTGAATAATTGTTTGGAGGAATACTTGATGAAACGGTATGAATTCCGGTACCACATTCTCAACATTGCATTGCTCATCGGTCTGGCGATTGCGCCTGCCATCCAATATGCCGAAGCCCAGAACGGAAATTTAGCGAAGCAACTTTCAAAAGCGTTTCGAAGCGCAATTGAAAAAGTCGAACCCGCCGTGGTCAGCATTCAAGCCGAGCGGAGAACCGAACCAACCCCAAGCGTTCAAGGAAGCGATGTGCCTGATTGGTTCCGTCAGTTTATGCCGCCTGGGTTCCAGGGCGGGCCTCAAGCGCCGGAACGACGCCAGGAATGGCAGGGAACCGGCGTTCTCATCAGCCCCGACGGCGAAATTTTGACCAACAACCACGTCATTGCTTATCAAGCGCCGTTAGGCAACAGCATCGAAAATAAAATTGCCGATAAGATCAGCGTTACGCTTGCCGACGGAAACTTTTATGAAGCGACGGTCATCGCGACAGATCCGCAAACCGATATTGCTTTAATCAAAATCGACGTAGACGCTACCTTGCCCTACGCAACTTTGGGCGATTCAGAACAATTAGAAATTGGCGATTGGGTACTGGCAATCGGCAACCCATTTGGGCTGAGCCATTCTGTCAGCCAGGGAATCGTCAGCGCGATTGGACGTACGGGGACGGATGTTCCGGTAGGAACCTCCATGTTCTCGATCAAAGACTATATTCAAACCACTGCGGCGATAAATCCCGGCAACAGCGGCGGGCCGTTGATTAACCTCGACGGTGAAATCATCGGCGTGAATAACGCCATTCAAACTGCGGGCGCCGTCGCAGGCAACATTGGCATTGGCTTCGCCATCCCCTCAAAACTCGCCAAGCGAGTCGTGAAAGATTTGAAAGAATTCGGCAAAGTCAACCGCGGCTTCATTGGCGTTGAAATGGAATCTTCTGACGATTGGCGCGACTACTACCGTGAAGAACACAGCATCAACTACGGCGCCAAAGTCCGCGATATCACCGACGATTCGCCCGCTGAAAAAGCGGAATTGAAAGAAGGCGACGTCATTCTGAAAGTCGATGGCGTGAAAGTGCGCGACAATGGACATCTCATCAATCTCGTCACGCAGCGTCTCGCGGGCGATGAAGTCGAACTCTTAATTTTCCGAGATGGAAAAGAGATCAAGAAAACCGTGACTCTCATGGAGCGCCCGGACCGGATCGCCTCGGCCCAAAGCGACATTGAGCGCTACCTTGGAATGAAACTGGATTCTCTTACGCCGGAACTCGCTGTTGAGAAAGGCTATTCGGAGACGCTCACAGGCGTGTTGGTCTCTGACGTTGACCCTGCGGGGCCTGCGGCGGAAAAAAATATCCAAGCCGATGACGTCATTTCTGAAATGAACGACAAAAGCGTGCAAAGTGTTGAAGACGTCGAAGAAATTTTGACGGCGATCATTGATGAAATGCGCTCAGAGAATGATGACGACCGTCCCATCCTGTTCAAAGTTCACCGGGCGGGAAGCGGGTCTCACAAATTCGTTGCGCCGTACATTACATTGCAGGAATAACAGACAACGGATTGAATCCTAAAAAGGCCGCCTCAAATTGGGGCGGCCTTTTTTCTCATTATCTTCGGCTTGCATTCTTGACGGAAATCTCATTCCCAAGTAACTTCATTGTTGTCGTGTAAGTTCAAGGCATGGTCCTATCGTCTAGGGGTTAGGACGGCAGATTCTCATTCTGCAAACCGGGGTTCGATTCCCCGTAGGACCATTTCTTTACGTAATTTGCGCCCCTTCGACAAGCTCTCGCCGTCGCGTCTCTTTTTTCTCGCTTTCGATTAATCGTACGCCGCGAATCACGAATATTAAATCTTGATAATCGTTATTACTCGAAGCCTCCCAGGCAACCACATACCATCCGGGTTTGGTTTGACCGTGTATGCGATAGGGAAAAATGCGCGCTTTGCGAATATCAACGCCAAAGCGCTCAATGAGCTGATTGGGCTTGTTTTGGGTGCGTACCGTTTCTCCATCCAGCGAGAAATTTTGATTCAACGCATGGCATTGAAGATACAAGCCGAATGGTTCCGCGCCGGGTTGAAACGAATAGACGCCGCCCGGCTTTGAAGCGATTCCATAGATTTGCGCTTGCCCGTTGCTTGCTTCGTCGCATTCAAACAACCAGCGCAACTCATCAGTTTTAGACGAAGAATAATACCCGATTCGAATTGCGGCTTTTTCGAGTTCATCATCATCGCCGAATTTCGCAATCGGAAGAATTTCTACTTGTCGCCCCGTCTTCACAAATAGCCCCTGCATCGGGCCTTTTAAACGAATTTCATCTTGCCATGTCAGATCAAAACCAAATATCGAGAATACGTCCTCGAGAGTCGGCTCCCCCGCGATTATAGGAGCCGCCAGACAGGCCATGAATAATATAAAACTTAAAAGTTGTTTGTGTAATTTCATCCATCATTCTCAGAATCTATATTTTGGTTCTTCCGTAAATTGGATACTTCTTTTATACATTGAATTGAGATTTCGTTGCATGTGGCATGGGTACAACGCTGCTCGCTTCAGTGCGGGCTTTCAGGCCCTTATGCACAGGCGCTCCCAGAGTTGCACCCATGCCTGATTTAGTTTGTCATTTATTGATACACTGGGATACGTTTTCGGAATCAAAATCATGGTCATCCATCAATGTAAGTACTCACTTACCGGATGAACCATTATTTTGGCAATAACGCAGGGTTGATACCAAGGCCCCATTTTTGACGAAACACCTCTAAAAACTCAGCCGTTAAATGCTCACGTCCCATCAAAGGCGGTTGCGCAATCTTCTTGTGAAGATCAATTTGGCTCCACTGGCGCAAGAAGGGAACCGACAACGGCGCATAGCTCCAATGCCACGGCTCAAATTTATAGCCGCTGCGCTCGGGGTCGTCGGTATAGACCTCATGAAACCCAAATTCACTGGCGTGAGTTTTCATCCAGCGATAGAAATTCTCGTAAAGACCACCCTTTAGAAAATGGTTTGAATACAGCAGGTTTCGAGGCCGTTTCTGGCTGTCATCAACGAGGTCGGCGTCTGTCCCCCAATGATGGCGCGAGGTGCCTGGAATGCTGGAAAACTCCACGATCGCCGCAATAATGTCTTCCGGCTTCTTCATACGTTTCTGATAATTACTGTACTTGCGGTTCCATATTCCAAGTTGATGCTTAAACCCGCGATAGCTCGAAACCGAATAAATTTTGATACCGTCTTTTTTAGCGGCATTTTGCATTTTGACGAACGCGTCCGCCGCTTCTTGGCGAAAATTAAAATTCACGCCGTCAAATAGAGAGGGCGCCGTCTTGCCAAGTAATTCACTTTCAGGGATTTGCGTTAATGCTTGGCTTTTCGCCGATACGATCACCAATGGCGCAGAGAAGCCGCTCAATGCAATAAATTGTCTACGTTTCATTCATAATTCCTATTGTCTTTTATAATAGATACGTTTTGCGTTGAAAAATCGTTCTGGTCAAGGGAACGTCTCCCCTTTATTCTACGACATTCTTAGGGGTATGATTATATCGCTGTTTAGAAATTCACTTGAAACGAGGTCGCCATGACAACAGAAACATCACCAACTCGACGCAATTTCCTTAAATCGTCTGGTATCGCTGCCGCCGGACTGACCGCTTTGCAATATAAAAATGCAACAGCGGCGGAATCAGACAAAAAAATTCGCCTCGGCATCATCGGAATCGGCGGTCGTGGCAGCAGCCTAATGAACTCGTTTATGAAGAAACAAAATGCAGAGTTCGTTGCTGTCTGCGATGTATATGTAAAACGCCGCAATGAAGCCGCCAAACGCGCAGGCTTAGACCCGAAGAATTCAAACGAAACCTTTGCCGATTACAAAGAATTGCTTCAGCGCAAAGACATCGACGCCGTCATTATTGCGACGCCTGACCACTGGCACGCCACCATCGCCATCGCCGCGATGAATGAAGGCAAAGACGTCTATCTCGAAAAACCGATGACCAAAACCGTCGCCGAAGCGAAAGAAGTTGACGCCGTCCGCCGCAAATTAAATCGTGTGTTGCAAGTCGGCAGCCAGACGACCTCCAGCGATCAATGGTGGAAGGTCAAAGACGTTATGCAAAAAGGCATGATCGGCAAACTGATCATGAGCCAAGGTTCTTACCACCGCAATTCAGAAGGCGGCGAATGGAACTGGTCTATTGATCCAGGCGCAGGCCCTAAAGCCTCCGGCGACGGCTATATCGACTGGGACATGTGGCTTGGACCAGCCCCCAAACGCGACTTTGACGCCGACCGCTTCTTCCGTTTCCGTAAATTCTGGGATTACTCCGGTGGTATCGCGACCGACTTGTTCTATCACGTCATGGCGCCGCTCAACATCTGCTGGCCCGAACCGCAGTTCCCACAGAAAGTTACGGCGAGCGGCGGAATTTATGTCTTCAAAGACAGTCGCGAAGTGCCCGATACTTTCGCATTTATGGCCGAATATCCTGGTGAACACCAAGTCGTTTTGTCATCTTCGATGGCGAACAGCACTCACATTCCTGGATTGATTCGCGGTCACGAAGCGACCATTATGATCGTTGAACACGGTCAGTTTGAGGGCCGTACAGAACACATCAAAGTGACGGCGCAACGCCCCTACCGCGATAAATTCAAAGAAAAATGGGGTTCTGAAGAAGTTGTGATCGAAGTCGAACCGCGTGAAGACCACTATGATAACTTCCTGCGTTGCGTCATCGAACGCGAAAAGCCCGTGTTGGATTCAGCGACCGCTTATCGCGCCATGACCACCATCGCCATGTCGGTTGAGTCGTTCCGCTCCGGCAAAGTGTTGTACTTCGACGAAAAGAAAGAAACCGTTTCCGATACGCCGCCAAAAGCGTAAGCGAAAACGCTATCTCGCAATCCAAAAGCCCGGTGGAACCTCACCGGGCTTTTTTGTTAGGAGTGAACCATGAGTTTTCATGTTTTCAAGATACTTTTAACGGCATTGATACTGATCCATTGCGCGTCTATTTATGCCAATGAAAAACTGGATTATTGGAACCAGCAACGAAAAGGCGCCAACGGTATGGACTGGTATGAACCGGAAACATGGATGAAAGCCGCCAGTGAAACGGGCATCGAAGTCGTACGCATTTCGCCTGCCTCATGGCCCAGCGACTCACGCGACCCATTATTGGGCAATGCAGACGAGTACACCGCGCTCGATCAAAATGATCTCGCCAAATTGATCCAAGTGTTGGATTATGCGGACCAATACGGCGTCAAAGTGGTCATCACCATGTTCAGCCTTCCTGGCGTTCGTTGGAGCCAGCATAACGACGACAAATTTGATTACCGCCTATGGCATGACGACAAGTATTTGAAACAAGCCTGCGCTTTCTGGCAGGATATGGCGAAGGCATTGAAAGACCATCGCGCCGTCGTTGGCTATAACCCGCTCAACGAACCTCACCCCGCGAGAGAATATCAGTTTGAGGATAACCGGGATGGGCTGTTTGAATTATGGTACAAGACGCACAAGGACACAACAGCAGATTTAAATCGTTTTAATCGAACGATGATAAAGGCCATTCGAGAAATCGACGCCTACACCCCAATTGTCTTAGATGGCTGGTTTCACGCCGTACCCAAAGGGATTGAATTTGTCGAACCGATTGATGATAAAGCACTCATCTATTCGTTTCATGTCTATGAGCCGTGGATTTTCACAACGCTTCGGGTCAATAAGGAGCGTTTTTCCTATCCAGATGCAATGCCTGCCGAAGATGGTGAATC from Candidatus Hinthialibacter antarcticus encodes the following:
- a CDS encoding Gfo/Idh/MocA family oxidoreductase, producing the protein MTTETSPTRRNFLKSSGIAAAGLTALQYKNATAAESDKKIRLGIIGIGGRGSSLMNSFMKKQNAEFVAVCDVYVKRRNEAAKRAGLDPKNSNETFADYKELLQRKDIDAVIIATPDHWHATIAIAAMNEGKDVYLEKPMTKTVAEAKEVDAVRRKLNRVLQVGSQTTSSDQWWKVKDVMQKGMIGKLIMSQGSYHRNSEGGEWNWSIDPGAGPKASGDGYIDWDMWLGPAPKRDFDADRFFRFRKFWDYSGGIATDLFYHVMAPLNICWPEPQFPQKVTASGGIYVFKDSREVPDTFAFMAEYPGEHQVVLSSSMANSTHIPGLIRGHEATIMIVEHGQFEGRTEHIKVTAQRPYRDKFKEKWGSEEVVIEVEPREDHYDNFLRCVIEREKPVLDSATAYRAMTTIAMSVESFRSGKVLYFDEKKETVSDTPPKA
- a CDS encoding trypsin-like peptidase domain-containing protein; the protein is MKRYEFRYHILNIALLIGLAIAPAIQYAEAQNGNLAKQLSKAFRSAIEKVEPAVVSIQAERRTEPTPSVQGSDVPDWFRQFMPPGFQGGPQAPERRQEWQGTGVLISPDGEILTNNHVIAYQAPLGNSIENKIADKISVTLADGNFYEATVIATDPQTDIALIKIDVDATLPYATLGDSEQLEIGDWVLAIGNPFGLSHSVSQGIVSAIGRTGTDVPVGTSMFSIKDYIQTTAAINPGNSGGPLINLDGEIIGVNNAIQTAGAVAGNIGIGFAIPSKLAKRVVKDLKEFGKVNRGFIGVEMESSDDWRDYYREEHSINYGAKVRDITDDSPAEKAELKEGDVILKVDGVKVRDNGHLINLVTQRLAGDEVELLIFRDGKEIKKTVTLMERPDRIASAQSDIERYLGMKLDSLTPELAVEKGYSETLTGVLVSDVDPAGPAAEKNIQADDVISEMNDKSVQSVEDVEEILTAIIDEMRSENDDDRPILFKVHRAGSGSHKFVAPYITLQE
- a CDS encoding cellulase family glycosylhydrolase, with translation MSFHVFKILLTALILIHCASIYANEKLDYWNQQRKGANGMDWYEPETWMKAASETGIEVVRISPASWPSDSRDPLLGNADEYTALDQNDLAKLIQVLDYADQYGVKVVITMFSLPGVRWSQHNDDKFDYRLWHDDKYLKQACAFWQDMAKALKDHRAVVGYNPLNEPHPAREYQFEDNRDGLFELWYKTHKDTTADLNRFNRTMIKAIREIDAYTPIVLDGWFHAVPKGIEFVEPIDDKALIYSFHVYEPWIFTTLRVNKERFSYPDAMPAEDGESTEAWEIKNLTNRIQPVVDWAKKHNIPANRIWASEFGCDRRVKGAQQYFTDLISILNKNDWHWAFYSYRAVDWDGMDYELGTEKMGWKYWEAIEAGKHPESLKTREDNPLWNVIQRELK
- a CDS encoding M15 family metallopeptidase, whose protein sequence is MKRRQFIALSGFSAPLVIVSAKSQALTQIPESELLGKTAPSLFDGVNFNFRQEAADAFVKMQNAAKKDGIKIYSVSSYRGFKHQLGIWNRKYSNYQKRMKKPEDIIAAIVEFSSIPGTSRHHWGTDADLVDDSQKRPRNLLYSNHFLKGGLYENFYRWMKTHASEFGFHEVYTDDPERSGYKFEPWHWSYAPLSVPFLRQWSQIDLHKKIAQPPLMGREHLTAEFLEVFRQKWGLGINPALLPK